A stretch of Christensenellaceae bacterium DNA encodes these proteins:
- the hdrG gene encoding heterodisulfide reductase subunit D codes for MQELSETKSSEFKPLIVAFCCNWCSYAGADLAGTSRLSYPADVKIIRVPCSCRVNPMFILRAFQRGADGVIINGCHPGDCHYSTGNYYARRRLALLFSMLEYLGIEKGRTRVEWVSAAEGQKFAQVMNEFSKTIHELGENKRLEDLRCKK; via the coding sequence ATGCAGGAATTAAGCGAAACAAAAAGCAGCGAATTCAAGCCGTTGATCGTCGCTTTCTGCTGTAACTGGTGCAGCTATGCGGGGGCGGACCTCGCGGGGACGAGCAGGCTTTCCTATCCGGCGGACGTCAAGATTATCCGCGTGCCCTGTTCGTGCCGCGTGAATCCGATGTTCATTCTGCGGGCGTTTCAGCGCGGGGCGGACGGCGTCATCATCAACGGCTGCCACCCGGGCGACTGCCATTATTCGACGGGTAACTATTACGCGCGCCGGAGATTGGCGCTTTTGTTCAGTATGCTCGAATACCTGGGTATCGAGAAAGGACGGACGCGCGTCGAGTGGGTTTCGGCTGCGGAGGGCCAGAAATTTGCGCAGGTAATGAATGAATTTTCCAAGACCATCCACGAGCTGGGCGAGAACAAAAGGCTGGAGGATTTGAGATGCAAGAAATAG
- a CDS encoding 4Fe-4S ferredoxin: MQEIEKTIKDRAKQLLDESVVDRVLGWKKGEYGYDNTPAVFFKDDLDGLVYNSFCGANLSKYLIAESKKDGKIMVPLKPCDTYSFNQLVKEHRIDRSKIYVLGIPCHGMADKDKMHAKGIKGITGVKEHVHMKGVEDGEDDYSELEVSTVYGDKMCRTQDVLLEKCMACKGKECVVFDEIVEDKHPLPSRAYDRFGMVKRLENMTPDERFAFWRSELSKCIRCNACRNACPACSCLKCVFDNDASGISSKANVDTFEENMFHIIRAYHVAARCTDCGECSRVCPQGIPLHLLNRKFIKDINEFYGDYQAGSDDESPWPLVEYTQDDVEPGAAHGKGGGN, encoded by the coding sequence ATGCAAGAAATAGAAAAAACAATCAAAGACAGGGCCAAACAGCTTCTTGACGAAAGCGTCGTGGATCGCGTATTAGGCTGGAAAAAAGGCGAGTATGGATATGACAATACACCGGCCGTGTTTTTTAAAGACGATTTGGACGGTCTCGTATATAACAGCTTTTGCGGCGCGAACTTAAGTAAGTACCTGATTGCGGAAAGCAAAAAAGACGGGAAGATCATGGTTCCCTTAAAACCGTGCGATACCTACAGCTTTAACCAGCTTGTAAAAGAACACCGTATCGACCGTTCCAAGATCTATGTGCTGGGTATCCCGTGCCATGGTATGGCGGACAAGGATAAGATGCATGCCAAAGGCATTAAAGGAATCACCGGCGTAAAAGAGCATGTGCATATGAAAGGCGTGGAAGACGGAGAGGACGATTACAGCGAGCTTGAAGTATCGACTGTTTACGGCGATAAAATGTGCAGGACGCAGGATGTTCTTTTGGAAAAATGTATGGCCTGCAAGGGCAAGGAATGCGTGGTGTTTGACGAAATCGTAGAAGATAAGCATCCGCTTCCAAGCCGCGCGTACGACCGTTTCGGCATGGTGAAGCGACTGGAGAACATGACTCCTGACGAGCGCTTTGCTTTCTGGCGCAGCGAGCTTTCCAAGTGTATTCGCTGCAATGCCTGCCGAAACGCGTGCCCTGCATGCTCGTGTTTAAAATGCGTGTTTGACAATGATGCTTCCGGCATTAGCAGTAAGGCGAATGTGGATACATTTGAAGAGAATATGTTCCATATCATACGCGCATACCATGTGGCGGCGCGCTGCACAGACTGCGGCGAATGCAGCCGCGTGTGCCCGCAGGGGATACCGCTCCACCTGTTAAACCGCAAATTTATCAAAGATATTAATGAATTTTACGGGGACTATCAGGCGGGGAGCGACGACGAATCCCCATGGCCGCTCGTGGAATACACACAGGATGATGTAGAGCCGGGCGCGGCACATGGAAAAGGAGGCGGAAATTGA